A DNA window from Brassica napus cultivar Da-Ae chromosome C1, Da-Ae, whole genome shotgun sequence contains the following coding sequences:
- the LOC106374185 gene encoding periodic tryptophan protein 1 homolog, producing MDTNVMFRMVSSVSWIPKGAAKVMLDAAEPPSNEKIRELIKNGTLKKSTLRDEEVAHAKAVAKSLGKSCSKSNVASSSSSTDPDEVVKFMKELDMDNYDDEDDDDDEIDVFTSGRGDLYYPSNDMDPYLNNNTDDDYYDSDDVDAITIKPSDSLIICARVEGEINYLEVYKYDGTWNGTQDMYPRQDIILSNPPLCTAWLDCPLKGGDKRNFVAIGFKGSPTIEIWDLDVAHEVLPCVQLGAGQTSDCDTDQSVIDLAWNKEFRNIIASASANKKVKVWDVATGQCKLTLEHHTKEVQAVEWNHYAPQVLLSGSYDCTVVLKDGRDPSHSGMKWSTNAKVESLAWDPHSEHSFVVSLEDGTVKGFDIRASDLSPSFTIHAHDKEVSSISYNTNAPNLLATGSRDKSVKLWDLSNNQPSWVATHKPNAGRVFSVSFSADCPFLLAIGAKKGKLHVWDTLSDTAVSRRYGSNRP from the exons ATGGATACCAACGTTATGTTTAG AATGGTAAGTTCAGTTTCATGGATACCTAAAGGAGCAGCAAAAGTCATGCTTGACGCTGCTGAACCTCCTTCTAATGAGAAGATCAGAGAGCTCATCAAAAATGGCACTCTCAAGAAAAG TACTCTGAGAGATGAAGAAGTTGCTCATGCCAAGGCTGTAGCAAAATCTTTAGGAAAATCATGTTCCAAAAGCAacgttgcttcttcttcttcttcaactgaTCCTGATGAGGTAGTCAAGTTCATGAAAGAACTCGACATGGATAActatgatgatgaggatgatgatgatgatg AGATTGATGTGTTTACCTCTGGCCGCGGAGACCTTTATTACCCAAGCAATGACATGGATCCATATCTGAACAATAATACTGAC GATGATTACTATGACTCAGACGATGTCGATGCTATAACAATAAAGCCAAGTGATTCACTGATCATCTGCGCTAGAGTTGAAGGTGAAATCAACTATCTCGAGGTTTATAAATACGACGGTACATGGAACGGCACTCAAGACATGTATCCTCGGCAAGACATAATACTATCCAACCCTCCATTGTGTACAGCATGGCTTGATTGTCCTCTCAAAGGAGGAGATAAAA GGAACTTTGTAGCTATCGGGTTTAAGGGATCACCGACCATAGAGATATGGGATCTTGACGTT GCTCATGAGGTTCTACCTTGTGTACAACTAGGAGCCGGGCAG ACATCAGATTGTGACACTGATCAATCAGTAATTGATCTTGCTTGGAACAAGGAGTTTAG GAATATTATTGCTAGTGCCAGTGCCAACAAAAAAGTTAAGGTCTGGGATGTGGCTACAGGACAATGCAAGCTCACTCTGGAGCATCACACAAAAGAG GTTCAAGCGGTCGAGTGGAACCACTATGCTCCACAAGTACTCCTCAGTGGCTCATATGACTGTACTGTAGTCTTG aaagatggaagggaccCTTCGCACTCGGGTATGAAATGGTCTACCAATGCCAAAGTGGAAAGCTTGGCCTGGGATCCTCATAGTGAACACTCTTTTGTG GTGAGTCTTGAAGATGGAACTGTGAAGGGTTTTGATATACGTGCTTCTGATTTATCACCAAGTTTCACTATCCATGCTCATGATAAAGAAGTCTCATCCATCTCATACAACACAAATGCGCCCAAT CTTTTGGCTACGGGATCTAGGGACAAGAGTGTGAAACTTTGGGATCTTTCAAACAATCAACCATCATGGGTTGCTACACATAAACCAAACGCT GGAAGAGTTTTCTCAGTCTCATTCTCTGCGGACTGCCCCTTTTTACTCGCTATTGGTGCCAAAAAAGGGAAGCTACAC GTGTGGGATACACTATCTGACACTGCTGTGTCCCGTAGATACGGTAGCAACCGACCATGA